Within Metabacillus sp. KUDC1714, the genomic segment TATTGATTTATGGTAATCAAGAATTTCCTTTACCTCATTCGCAAGATCAGGATTTATTTCAGGTAGCCTTTCCGTTAAATCTTTATGGACGGTACTTTTGGAAACTCCAAATTCCTTCGCAATCACGCGAACTGTTTTCTTTGTCTCCACGATATACTTCCCAATCTTGATTGTGCGTTCTTTGATGTAATCGTGCACACCACTCGACCTCCCTAATATGGATGTGAGAAGTGTGAAATGAGACTCGCATACCAAGACACTGTGGCTGACTTTCTCTTAGATGAATGTATGATGCCTCTTTTACTGCGATTAGAATGTACACTCACGATCCCTCACCTCAAACACTCTCTTTGATAGGTTTGTAACATTTTATTAGCTTGGGTCAGAGATTATGCAAGAAAAGTCAAGAGGGACAAGGGTTTATTTGATTTTTTTTGAATTTCATTACATTTTGGTGTGATTTTATTGGTTTTTGGAGGGTAAATAAATAGGAATTATTTTTTGCGGGATAGTTTTTGAATTTTTATTTAACTCCTTACGTTGGATTATTTCCCGAGAAATTTGTCGATGGATGGTGGGGCTTCTGAGGCTAACTTTATCAATATTTTTTAATTATAATACATGACATGCTATTTACTCCTCATGGTATGTAGTTTGTTTTTATATTCATAATACAAATACCATATTCGTCCAGTGAAACAAACCAATATAACAATTTGTAAAGAAAAATGAATCTATTGAATTAGTAGAGTTCACGGCCATCTTACCCATTTCTATTCCAAACAAAAACAAACCACAAAGCATTAAAACAACTTTGTGGTTTGTTTATCATTGCTATTTATCCATCCACACTTCTCCATCCTTATACGTCATTTGCTCAGGATAACGTAAATTCAGAACTTCTTCCTGTGTTTCAATTGAAGGAGCTTTTGTAGCAAGTGAGACGATAATATTGGTTAAGATTGCTGCTGTTGCACCAAACACACCTGCACCTGTGTCAATAATGCCGGCGATCGTGAAACCGCCGTATTTTGAGGCAAAGATGTAAATGAGTGTTACCGCTAAACCGACTAGCATTCCAGAGATGACGCCTTGAGTGTTTGATCGCTTCCACCATACTCCAATGAGAAGAGCTGGGAAGAACGTGCCAGATGCTAAGGCAAAGGCCCATGCAACGATCTGTGTAATTGCACCTGGTGGGTTTAGAGCGATTAATCCCGCGAACAAGGTTGCTATAACAATCGACCAACGAGCGACAGCTAAACGATTTTTTTCGCTTGCATTTGGCTTCAATACACGATAGTAAATGTCATGGGCAAAGGAAGACGAAATGGCAATCATTAAGCCACCTGCTGTTGATAGGGCTGCAGCCATTGCTCCTGCAGCAACTAAGCCAATTACGAACATACCGAGGTTTGCAATCTCAGGTGTTGCCATAACGACAATATCATTTGAGATGATCAGCTCACTCCATTGGAGGATACCATCGCCATTTCCATCAGCAATTTGTAGTTTGCCTGTATTTACCCAAGATTCGGTCCATGCGGGTAATTCGGAAAGCTTTTTACCCGCTACATTTGTCATTAAAATAAAGCGAGAAAACGCAGCATAGGCAGGTGCTGATAAATAT encodes:
- the spoIIID gene encoding sporulation transcriptional regulator SpoIIID — protein: MHDYIKERTIKIGKYIVETKKTVRVIAKEFGVSKSTVHKDLTERLPEINPDLANEVKEILDYHKSIRHLRGGEATKLKYKKDEILEEQPVK